A genomic window from Glycine max cultivar Williams 82 chromosome 17, Glycine_max_v4.0, whole genome shotgun sequence includes:
- the LOC100808350 gene encoding uncharacterized protein, producing MEFMVRCCSSCALSRFRFSLRFAVVVFEIVLILAWLEANNAKLQEHQFQWGGLEGRIENIASHSCIHDQILEQRKRPGHKVYSVTPQVYEPGLSKPLQHKGRTLLGVSTSLELQGNEKQPIRIYLNYDAVGHSPDRDCQKIGDVVKLGEPPMTSLPGLLSCNPLADPPVFGDCWYNCTSEDISGEDKKHRLRKALGQTADWFRRALFVEPVKGNLRLSGYSACGQDGGVQLPHEYVEEGVSDADLVLLVTTRPTTGNTLAWAVACERDQWGRAIAGHVNVAPRHLTAEAETLLSATLIHEVMHVLGFDPHAFAHFRDERKRRRNKVTEQVMDEKIGRMVTRVVLPRVVMHSRHHYAAFSGNFTGLELEDGGGRGTSGSHWEKRLLMNEIMTGSVDTRSVVSKMTLALLEDSGWYKANYSMADRLDWGRNQGTEFVTSPCNLWKGAYHCNTTQFSGCTYNREAEGYCPILTYSGDLPQWAQYFPQANKGGQSSLADYCTYFVAYSDGSCTDTSSARAPDRMLGEVRGSNSRCMASSLVRTGFVRGSLTQGNGCYQHRCINNSLEVAVDGIWKVCPQAGGPLQFPGFNGKLICPAYHELCNTNPVVVSGQCPSACNSNGDCVDGRCHCLLGFHGHDCSRRSCPSNCTGNGMCLSSGICECKSGYTGIDCSTAVCDEQCSLHGGVCDNGVCEFRCSDYAGYTCHNSSMLFSSLSVCRNVLGNDISGQHCAPSESSILQQLEEVVVMPNYHRLFPGGARKLFNIFGSSYCDEAAKRLACWISIQKCEKDGDNRLRVCHSACQAYNLACGASLDCGDQTLFSSEGGDEGLCTGSGEMKLSWFNRLRNSFSLRNSFSKGISVRYRQF from the exons ATGGAGTTCATGGTTCGGTGTTGTAGTTCGTGCGCGCTATCCAGATTTCGTTTTAGCCTTCGATTCGCCGTCGTTGTTTTCGAG ATTGTATTGATATTGGCATGGTTGGAAGCCAACAATGCAAAGCTCCAAGAACACCAATTTCAATGGGGAGGTTTGGAAGGGAGGATTGAGAACATTGCCTCACACTCTTGCATACATGACCAGATACTTGAACAGAGAAAGCGACCTGGTCACAAGGTTTATTCAGTTACCCCACAGGTATATGAGCCTGGTCTCTCGAAACCACTCCAGCATAAAGGTAGGACATTACTTGGTGTATCAACATCATTGGAGTTGCAAGGGAATGAAAAACAACCTATTAGGATATATCTAAATTATGATGCTGTTGGCCACTCCCCTGATAGGGATTGCCAAAAAATTGGTGACGTTGTCAAG CTTGGGGAGCCTCCCATGACTTCTCTTCCTGGTTTGCTTTCTTGTAATCCTCTTGCTGATCCTCCAGTCTTTGGTGATTGTTGGTATAACTGCACTTCTGAAGACATTTCAGGAGAGGACAAAAAGCATCGCCTTCGTAAG GCATTAGGTCAGACAGCTGACTGGTTTAGGAGAGCATTGTTTGTTGAGCCTGTCAAGGGTAACTTGAGATTAAGTGGGTACTCTGCATGTGGACAAGATGGAGGTGTGCAGCTTCCTCATGAATATGTTGAAG AGGGAGTCTCTGATGCCGACTTAGTTCTCTTGGTGACTACAAGACCTACAACTGGAAATACACTTGCTTGGGCTGTGGCATGTGAACGGGACCAATGGGGCCGTGCTATAGCTG GACATGTTAATGTTGCTCCTCGTCATTTGACAGCTGAGGCAGAGACTTTGCTTTCAGCGACTCTGATACATgag GTTATGCATGTTCTTGGTTTCGATCCTCATGCCTTTGCTCATTttagagatgaaagaaaaagacGCCGTAATAAG GTTACCGAACAAGTAATGGATGAAAAGATTGGGCGAATGGTAACACGTGTGGTGCTTCCACGTGTTGTCATGCATTCTCGACATCATTATGCG GCATTTTCTGGAAATTTTACTGGCTTAGAGCTGGAAGATGGTGGAGGACGTGGCACATCAG GGTCTCACTGGGAAAAGAGACTTCTGATGAATGAGATCATGACTGGTTCTGTGGATACAAGATCTGTAGTTTCAAAAATGACACTAGCTCTCTTAGAAGATAGTGGATGGTACAAAGCCAATTATAGCATGGCAGACCGACTTGATTGGGGTCGTAACCAGGGAACTGAGTTTGTTACCTCCCCTTGCAATCTCTGGAAAGGGGCCTATCATTGCAACACAACACAGTTCTCTGGTTGTACGTATAACAGAGAGGCAGAGGGTTACTGCCCAATTCTAACCTACAGCGGAGACCTTCCTCAGTGGGCTCAGTATTTTCCTCAAGCTAATAAAG GAGGACAATCCTCATTGGCTGATTATTGCACTTATTTTGTTGCATACTCTGATGGGTCATGTACAGACACTAGCAGTGCAAGGGCGCCTGATAGAATGCTAGGTGAAGTTCGAGGAAGTAACTCTAG GTGTATGGCCTCATCATTAGTGCGCACAGGATTTGTACGAGGTTCTCTGACCCAGGGAAATGGTTGTTATCAGCACAGGTGTATCAACAATTCTTTAGAG GTTGCTGTGGATGGTATCTGGAAAGTGTGTCCTCAGGCTGGTGGACCCCTTCAGTTTCCTGGCTTTAATG gTAAATTAATCTGCCCTGCATATCATGAGCTCTGTAACACAAATCCAGTGGTTGTGTCTGGGCAATGTCCCAGTGCATGTAATTCCAATGGAGACTGTGTTGATGGAAGGTGCCACTGCTTGCTTGGGTTTCATGGTCATGATTGCAGTAGAC GTTCCTGCCCCAGCAATTGCACCGGCAATGGCATGTGCCTCTCCAGTGGAATTTGTGAATGTAAATCTGGCTATACTGGCATTGACTGTTCTACTG CTGTTTGTGACGAGCAATGCAGCCTTCATGGCGGGGTTTGTGATAATGGAGTTTGCGAATTTCGCTGTTCTGACTATGCGGGATACACTTGCCACAACAGCTCCATGCTCTTCTCCAGTCTTTCAGTTTGCAGAAATGTGCTGGGAAATGATATCTCCGGGCAGCATTGTGCTCCCAGTGAATCTAGCATACTACAGCAGCTAGAAGAAGTGGTTGTCATGCCCAACTACCATAGATTATTTCCTGGTGGTGCTAGGAaactatttaatatatttgGAAGCTCCTACTGTGATGAGGCAGCTAAAAGGCTTGCATGCTGG